The following proteins are encoded in a genomic region of Dyadobacter sp. UC 10:
- a CDS encoding GH3 auxin-responsive promoter family protein, with translation MGIKATLSRPLARYIVQQQQQWISESVAVQEKWRQELVAKAAQTEFGKDHFFGEIHSYADFKEAVPVADYEDLKGYIGKIKEGADNILWPGKPLYFAKTSGTTSGTKYIPISRDSISNHIDSARNAILTYIDQTGKSAFLDQKLIFLSGSPILTETGGVLTGRLSGISNHHVPGYLRKNQLPSYETNCIEDWETKLDRIIDETIAQRMSLISGIPPWVQMYFDRIIERTGKKIKDVFPDFSLFIYGGVNFEPYRAKLFESIGKRIDSIELYPASEGFFAYQDSQDDEGLLLLLNTGIFYEFIPADQFFEENPPRYSIGEVEVGKNYAMIVNNNAGLWGYSLGDTVRFVSTNPYKILVTGRIKHFISAFGEHVIGEEIEKALRYGMERHPEVEVVEFTVAPMVNPAGGGLPYHEWLVEFATAPDDMNKFVEDIDRRLTELNIYYKDLIEGSILRKLELVPLPKNAFIDFMRASGKLGGQNKVPRLSNDRKIADELVKLKTVERP, from the coding sequence ATGGGAATTAAGGCAACTTTGAGTCGTCCGCTGGCGCGATATATTGTTCAGCAACAGCAGCAATGGATCTCCGAAAGCGTAGCAGTTCAGGAGAAGTGGAGACAGGAACTGGTAGCGAAGGCGGCACAAACAGAGTTTGGAAAAGATCACTTTTTTGGGGAAATTCATTCTTACGCCGATTTCAAGGAGGCTGTGCCGGTCGCGGACTATGAAGATCTGAAAGGATATATAGGTAAGATCAAAGAAGGAGCAGACAATATACTCTGGCCGGGCAAGCCTTTATACTTTGCCAAAACGTCAGGTACTACTTCCGGAACTAAGTACATTCCTATTTCCCGGGATTCGATCTCCAACCATATCGATTCGGCCCGGAATGCCATTTTGACGTATATTGATCAGACAGGAAAATCTGCCTTTTTAGACCAAAAACTAATATTTCTCTCCGGAAGTCCGATACTGACAGAGACAGGCGGGGTACTGACAGGGCGCCTGTCAGGTATTTCCAATCACCACGTGCCAGGCTATTTGCGCAAGAACCAGCTGCCAAGCTACGAAACCAATTGCATTGAAGACTGGGAAACCAAGCTGGACAGGATCATTGACGAGACGATAGCTCAGCGAATGTCCCTTATTTCCGGCATTCCTCCCTGGGTTCAGATGTATTTCGACCGGATTATTGAGCGAACCGGTAAGAAGATCAAAGACGTTTTTCCCGACTTTTCCCTCTTTATCTATGGCGGCGTTAATTTTGAACCTTACCGCGCCAAGCTTTTTGAATCAATAGGAAAACGTATCGATTCCATTGAGCTCTATCCTGCTTCGGAGGGTTTCTTCGCATACCAGGATTCGCAGGATGACGAGGGTTTGCTGCTGCTGCTCAATACCGGTATCTTTTACGAATTTATCCCTGCCGATCAGTTTTTTGAAGAAAATCCGCCGAGATATTCAATAGGTGAGGTGGAAGTCGGAAAAAACTATGCGATGATCGTGAATAATAATGCAGGTCTTTGGGGCTATTCGCTGGGAGATACGGTCCGTTTTGTGTCTACAAATCCATATAAAATCCTGGTTACTGGTCGCATTAAGCATTTCATATCGGCATTCGGCGAGCACGTGATCGGAGAGGAAATTGAAAAAGCATTGCGCTATGGAATGGAGCGTCATCCGGAAGTGGAGGTAGTGGAGTTCACGGTGGCTCCGATGGTAAATCCGGCAGGCGGCGGACTCCCCTATCATGAATGGCTGGTAGAGTTTGCAACTGCCCCTGATGATATGAACAAGTTTGTAGAAGATATTGACCGCCGGCTGACAGAACTGAATATTTATTACAAAGATCTTATAGAAGGAAGTATTTTAAGAAAATTAGAACTGGTACCATTGCCCAAAAATGCATTTATCGACTTTATGAGAGCCAGCGGAAAATTGGGTGGACAAAATAAGGTGCCCCGGCTTTCGAACGACCGGAAAATCGCAGATGAATTGGTAAAGCTTAAAACGGTTGAGCGACCTTAA
- a CDS encoding glycosyltransferase family 2 protein, which yields MKLSVVIPAYNEEESITHTLTSLHSTLNKYNIPHEICVTNDNSKDGTLRVLDELSLQIPTLVYYTNPGPNGFGYAVRYGLERFKGDCVAVFMADMSDDPEDLAKYYFKMLEGDYDCVFGSRWEKGGRVIDYPALKKVINRVANFIVRIVMGIKYNDTTNAFKLYKRETIEGIKPFLAPHFNLTIELPLKAMVRGFNYAVVPNSWTNRKYGESKLKIKEMGSRYFFILMYCLIEKYFSQGDFMKKTTAPKKEVSR from the coding sequence ATGAAGCTAAGCGTCGTAATACCAGCATATAACGAAGAAGAATCGATAACACACACCCTTACCTCTTTACATAGCACATTAAATAAGTACAATATCCCTCACGAAATTTGTGTTACAAACGATAACTCCAAAGACGGAACACTGAGGGTATTGGACGAGCTTTCTCTTCAAATTCCTACACTTGTCTACTACACCAATCCGGGCCCCAATGGTTTTGGCTATGCGGTGAGATACGGGCTGGAACGCTTCAAGGGCGACTGTGTGGCAGTATTTATGGCAGATATGTCGGACGATCCCGAAGATTTGGCCAAATATTATTTCAAAATGCTCGAAGGCGATTACGATTGCGTATTCGGTTCTCGCTGGGAAAAGGGTGGAAGGGTAATTGATTACCCTGCGCTCAAAAAGGTGATCAACCGGGTGGCTAATTTTATAGTGCGGATCGTGATGGGCATCAAATACAATGATACAACCAATGCATTCAAACTTTATAAAAGGGAAACCATTGAAGGCATCAAACCATTTTTAGCCCCTCATTTTAACCTTACCATTGAACTTCCGCTGAAAGCAATGGTAAGAGGCTTCAATTACGCGGTTGTTCCCAATAGCTGGACAAACCGGAAATACGGTGAATCGAAGCTGAAAATCAAGGAAATGGGAAGCAGATACTTTTTTATACTGATGTACTGCCTCATTGAAAAATACTTCTCGCAGGGGGACTTTATGAAAAAGACCACTGCGCCGAAGAAGGAAGTCAGCCGCTGA
- a CDS encoding rod shape-determining protein, with product MGLFDFLTSDIAIDLGTANTLIIHKDTVVVDEPSIIAMDKTTGKVLAIGHTAMQMHEKTNENIKTIRPLKDGVIADFTAAEMMIRGMIKMIDTGSRFFTPSHRMVVCIPSGITEVEKRAVKDSCEHAGAKEVYMVHEPIAAAIGIGIDITQPNGVMIVDIGGGTTEIAVIALSGIVCEQSVRIAGDVFTRDIVDYMRREHNLLIGERSAELIKMAIGSASPELEVPLDDYQIRGRDLMTGIPKEIRVTYSEIAYSLDKSISKIEEGVMKALEISPPELSADIFKNGIYLTGGGALIHGLDKRIAQKTKLPVHIADDPLKAVVKGTGEVLKNLELYKPVLIS from the coding sequence ATGGGATTGTTTGATTTTTTGACTAGCGATATTGCGATTGATTTGGGTACTGCCAATACTTTAATCATTCATAAAGATACAGTAGTTGTTGACGAGCCCTCTATCATTGCCATGGATAAAACCACAGGCAAGGTTCTGGCGATAGGCCACACGGCCATGCAAATGCATGAAAAAACGAATGAAAATATAAAAACAATCCGTCCACTTAAAGACGGCGTGATCGCGGACTTCACCGCAGCAGAAATGATGATCCGTGGCATGATCAAAATGATCGACACGGGCAGCCGGTTTTTTACTCCTTCACACAGAATGGTGGTTTGCATTCCCTCCGGTATTACCGAGGTTGAAAAGCGGGCTGTAAAAGATTCTTGTGAGCACGCAGGTGCCAAAGAGGTATACATGGTGCACGAGCCGATCGCAGCTGCTATTGGTATTGGGATCGATATTACTCAACCTAATGGTGTAATGATCGTTGATATCGGCGGTGGCACTACCGAAATCGCGGTTATCGCCTTATCAGGTATTGTTTGTGAGCAGTCTGTACGCATTGCGGGCGATGTTTTCACAAGAGATATAGTCGATTACATGCGCCGCGAGCACAACCTGCTGATTGGTGAGCGTTCTGCCGAGCTGATCAAAATGGCAATCGGTTCTGCTTCACCCGAATTGGAAGTTCCTTTGGACGATTATCAGATCCGTGGACGTGACCTGATGACCGGTATTCCTAAGGAAATCCGCGTGACGTATAGTGAAATAGCGTACTCTCTCGACAAGTCAATTTCGAAAATTGAGGAAGGTGTCATGAAGGCGCTGGAAATCTCTCCTCCTGAGCTTTCAGCGGATATTTTCAAAAACGGTATTTACCTTACCGGTGGTGGCGCGCTTATTCACGGGCTCGATAAACGAATTGCTCAAAAAACGAAACTTCCTGTCCATATCGCTGACGATCCATTAAAAGCTGTTGTAAAAGGTACCGGGGAAGTTCTCAAAAACCTGGAACTATACAAGCCTGTATTGATTTCGTAG
- a CDS encoding phytanoyl-CoA dioxygenase family protein: MSTLQEQFNRDGYVLLRDYLDKDVIKTIYTDARKIFAAQIKRVTGRSVDIDDRDAFENAMFEFFEKDFNAFVNTGKTVQHTFSLHRLGVDPVIENLLKDVGLSNPIIGARAAMQFNSRFLSKDGSKHWKLDAHQDWRTGQGSLDSTVIWFPMVDAGADIGALQVIPGSHTTGLRESSTSGYQGGITAELKDEDFVQTEFKVGDILVFSAFLIHQSGNNTTNNIRWSVQLRYNNLDEPTFIDRGYPMAYIYKPETELVTPDFPSVEQLKGVFS; this comes from the coding sequence ATGAGTACACTTCAGGAACAGTTCAACAGAGACGGATATGTCCTTTTGAGAGATTACCTCGATAAAGACGTTATCAAAACGATATATACAGACGCACGCAAAATTTTCGCTGCACAGATCAAGCGGGTAACCGGCAGATCGGTGGATATCGATGATCGCGATGCATTTGAAAATGCGATGTTCGAGTTTTTTGAAAAGGATTTCAACGCATTTGTCAATACTGGCAAAACTGTCCAGCATACTTTTTCGTTGCACCGGCTGGGGGTTGATCCGGTTATTGAAAACCTCCTGAAAGATGTTGGTTTGTCCAATCCTATTATCGGAGCAAGGGCGGCAATGCAGTTCAACAGCAGATTTTTATCGAAAGACGGCAGCAAACACTGGAAACTTGACGCGCACCAGGACTGGCGCACGGGTCAGGGTTCTCTGGACAGCACCGTGATCTGGTTCCCGATGGTAGATGCCGGTGCCGATATCGGTGCATTGCAGGTGATCCCTGGAAGCCATACGACTGGTCTTAGGGAATCTTCTACTTCTGGTTACCAGGGTGGAATTACTGCTGAGCTGAAAGATGAGGATTTCGTTCAAACGGAGTTTAAAGTGGGTGATATCCTGGTTTTTTCTGCGTTTCTGATCCATCAATCAGGTAATAATACCACCAATAACATCCGCTGGTCTGTTCAGCTTCGTTACAATAACCTCGACGAGCCGACATTTATCGATCGCGGTTACCCCATGGCGTACATTTACAAACCGGAAACTGAGCTGGTAACACCTGATTTTCCGAGCGTGGAGCAGTTGAAGGGGGTTTTTAGTTGA
- a CDS encoding DUF2283 domain-containing protein has protein sequence MDIRYFQDTDTLLLVFNQNEVVATDDLNENMLVDRDINGNPVCLTIEHATTLTNVNGLSFQQISGDTIKELVAI, from the coding sequence ATGGACATTCGATATTTTCAAGATACGGATACACTTTTGCTGGTGTTTAATCAGAACGAGGTAGTTGCGACCGACGATCTGAATGAGAATATGCTGGTTGACCGTGACATTAATGGAAATCCCGTTTGTCTTACTATTGAACATGCCACAACGCTTACAAATGTGAATGGTTTGTCATTTCAGCAAATTAGTGGCGACACTATTAAAGAATTGGTCGCCATTTAG
- the mreC gene encoding rod shape-determining protein MreC, with amino-acid sequence MLQLVDFVIRNRFFLVFVLLEVLSVWLIVRSNTYWGATYFNTSNYYVAKTLAFSNSAREYTKLDEMNADLANENARLHALVTTLSQRNPVDAPGGYVPDSAFTARFTYTVAKVVDNETNKQNNVLTIDKGTADGVKPGMGVISATGVVGKVRFCSENYSVITSILHSQFMVSTKLVRSKEIGYAKWAGKDPNLIDLIDVSKYTKIFKGDSAVTSDQNSVFPPGIMVGRVENVTVHPNQTFYNIILRLSTDFRNLSYVYVVQNQQLVEQESLKTRTIETK; translated from the coding sequence ATGCTCCAACTCGTTGATTTCGTCATCCGGAATCGTTTCTTTTTGGTTTTTGTATTGCTGGAAGTGCTCAGTGTGTGGCTTATTGTGCGCAGTAATACCTATTGGGGCGCGACCTATTTTAATACTTCCAATTACTACGTTGCCAAAACACTCGCATTCTCCAACTCGGCGAGAGAATATACCAAGCTGGATGAAATGAATGCAGATCTGGCCAATGAAAATGCCAGGCTGCACGCGCTGGTAACCACATTAAGCCAGAGAAACCCTGTTGATGCTCCCGGAGGATATGTCCCTGATTCAGCGTTTACAGCAAGATTTACCTATACGGTGGCAAAGGTGGTGGATAATGAAACAAACAAGCAGAACAACGTTTTAACCATAGACAAAGGTACTGCTGACGGTGTCAAGCCTGGTATGGGTGTAATTTCAGCGACCGGCGTAGTGGGTAAGGTGAGGTTTTGTTCTGAAAATTATTCGGTTATTACCTCTATCCTGCATTCGCAATTTATGGTTTCCACGAAGCTTGTCCGGAGCAAAGAAATCGGATATGCGAAATGGGCGGGAAAAGATCCTAATCTGATCGACCTGATTGACGTCTCCAAATACACTAAAATCTTCAAAGGCGATTCGGCTGTCACGTCCGACCAAAACTCTGTCTTTCCTCCCGGCATTATGGTAGGCAGAGTTGAAAACGTAACTGTGCACCCGAACCAGACTTTTTATAACATTATACTGCGCCTTTCCACCGACTTTCGAAACCTCTCTTACGTTTATGTGGTACAAAATCAACAACTTGTGGAGCAGGAATCTTTAAAAACGCGTACGATCGAAACCAAATGA
- a CDS encoding 1-deoxy-D-xylulose-5-phosphate reductoisomerase: MKKRIAILGSTGSIGTQALEVIEANPDIFSVSVLTAGDNANLLIEQAAKFLPAEVVICNEEKFEKVKSALTGLPVKVYKGAEALVSVVESDQIDIVLTAMVGYAGLLPTIHAIKAGKTIALANKETLVVAGELITALAKQYQVAIYPVDSEHAAIFQCLAGEENNPIEKIILTASGGPFRGKDRTFLAEVTKAQALKHPNWSMGAKITIDSATLMNKGLEVIEAKWLFDLKASQIEVIVHPQSIVHSLVQFEDGSIKAQMGLPDMKLPIQYALNYPLRLKSDFPRFSFMNYPSLTFEKPDLETFRNLAIAYEVLEKGGNAACIANAANEIAVEAFLHDRIGFLDISDVIVESLAKIAYVGNPSYTDYVQTNEATRRFASEMIRVKV; the protein is encoded by the coding sequence ATGAAAAAAAGAATTGCCATTTTAGGGTCAACCGGTTCAATTGGTACTCAGGCGCTTGAAGTGATAGAGGCGAATCCCGACATATTTTCGGTTTCCGTATTGACAGCGGGTGATAATGCTAATTTATTAATTGAACAAGCCGCAAAGTTTCTTCCTGCTGAGGTAGTTATCTGTAATGAAGAAAAATTTGAAAAAGTAAAATCTGCGCTTACCGGTCTTCCTGTGAAGGTTTATAAGGGCGCGGAGGCGCTGGTTTCGGTGGTTGAGTCAGATCAGATTGATATTGTGTTAACCGCGATGGTTGGTTATGCCGGACTTTTACCTACGATCCACGCGATCAAAGCAGGAAAAACCATCGCATTGGCCAATAAGGAAACATTGGTAGTAGCCGGCGAGCTGATCACCGCATTGGCAAAGCAATACCAGGTAGCAATCTATCCTGTTGACTCAGAGCATGCTGCGATTTTTCAATGTCTTGCAGGAGAAGAAAATAATCCCATTGAAAAAATTATCCTAACCGCGTCAGGCGGACCATTCCGGGGGAAAGACCGGACGTTTCTGGCTGAGGTCACGAAAGCGCAGGCGCTAAAACATCCCAACTGGAGTATGGGTGCCAAGATCACGATCGACTCGGCAACTTTGATGAACAAAGGATTGGAAGTAATCGAGGCAAAGTGGCTTTTTGATTTGAAAGCTTCTCAGATAGAGGTGATTGTGCACCCTCAGAGCATTGTGCATTCGCTGGTGCAATTCGAAGACGGCAGCATAAAAGCGCAAATGGGCTTGCCCGATATGAAACTTCCGATCCAGTATGCATTAAACTACCCCCTGCGACTGAAATCCGACTTCCCCAGATTCAGCTTCATGAATTATCCCTCACTTACATTTGAAAAGCCCGACCTCGAAACTTTCCGAAATTTGGCGATCGCTTATGAAGTTTTGGAAAAAGGCGGAAATGCAGCTTGTATTGCCAATGCAGCCAATGAAATCGCCGTTGAGGCATTCCTGCATGACAGGATAGGATTTCTGGATATTTCGGACGTAATTGTCGAAAGCCTGGCCAAAATAGCATACGTCGGGAATCCTTCATATACTGATTACGTTCAAACAAATGAAGCGACGAGGCGTTTTGCTTCTGAAATGATCAGGGTCAAAGTATAA
- a CDS encoding glycoside hydrolase family protein codes for MWVKKGVIYKPDGSMPHSLSHAQVPYAYKHKDFLRIYFSTRDASTQSRPTFIDVDYDDPKKILYVHDKPVLELGGPGEYDETGAMPAWFVNRPNGDIWLYYTGWNRTHNSYRLSMGLAESHDGGLTFKKKFVGPIMDRSIQNPLWAAQPSVLIDEDGTWRMWYISGHKCEWIHDYPEPYYRAQSATSKDGIHWEISDIPTLDFDDFLHAVGRPSVFKEDGIYKMYYSYRHSRDYRTDRNQSYRLGYAESKDGTNWERKDHLVGIEKSDNPEDFDYQMIDYANFYQHNGKRYLLYNGNGFGAAGFAYAVWED; via the coding sequence ATGTGGGTTAAAAAAGGAGTTATCTACAAACCTGACGGGAGCATGCCGCACAGCCTCTCCCACGCGCAGGTTCCCTACGCATACAAGCATAAAGATTTTTTGCGCATTTACTTCTCGACGCGTGACGCCAGTACCCAGTCGCGCCCGACTTTCATAGATGTGGATTATGACGATCCCAAAAAGATCCTCTACGTTCACGACAAACCTGTTTTGGAACTGGGCGGCCCGGGGGAATATGACGAAACCGGCGCAATGCCTGCCTGGTTTGTAAACCGGCCGAACGGAGATATCTGGCTATATTACACCGGCTGGAACCGTACGCACAATTCCTACCGGCTCTCGATGGGATTAGCAGAAAGTCACGACGGCGGTTTGACATTCAAGAAAAAATTCGTCGGCCCGATCATGGACCGCAGCATTCAAAACCCGCTTTGGGCAGCGCAGCCTTCTGTATTGATCGACGAGGATGGTACCTGGCGGATGTGGTACATTTCGGGCCACAAATGCGAATGGATCCACGATTATCCCGAACCTTACTACCGCGCACAGTCGGCCACTTCAAAAGACGGCATTCACTGGGAGATCAGCGATATCCCGACACTCGATTTTGACGATTTTCTACACGCAGTGGGTCGCCCGAGCGTTTTTAAAGAAGACGGTATTTACAAAATGTATTATTCCTACCGCCACTCCCGCGATTACCGGACCGATCGCAATCAGAGCTACCGGCTGGGTTATGCAGAGTCAAAAGACGGTACAAATTGGGAACGGAAAGACCATTTGGTAGGGATTGAGAAATCCGACAACCCGGAGGATTTCGACTATCAGATGATTGACTATGCCAATTTTTATCAGCACAACGGAAAGCGTTATTTGCTGTATAACGGAAATGGTTTTGGCGCAGCTGGCTTTGCCTATGCGGTTTGGGAGGATTAA
- a CDS encoding glycosyltransferase, with amino-acid sequence MKVSICVPAYNHEQYIGQMLDGALMQQTDFEFEIVIGDDASTDNTQAIIREYDQKKPGVSTRGMIRAFLHSENQGPGEPREFAGRNNVLQLVKACKGEYVAMCEGDDYWTDPLKLQKQVDFLDKNPDFSVCHHNMRVVYEDGSPEHLFNKPDQKAVSTIEDILEDKWFFATASWMYRNYFLDHDFADWHSKAAAGDWAIMIQLAARGKIGYLPDVMGVYRKHSAGLSNVHSQTNLKFLKNRKEMFENVDKWLEYSYHNTAQLTISRYEEALSRLEKIGSSN; translated from the coding sequence ATGAAAGTTTCAATTTGCGTTCCTGCTTATAATCATGAGCAATATATCGGGCAAATGCTCGACGGGGCGTTGATGCAGCAGACCGATTTTGAATTTGAAATTGTGATCGGTGACGACGCTTCTACGGACAACACACAAGCTATTATCAGAGAATATGACCAGAAAAAGCCCGGCGTATCCACGCGGGGCATGATCCGGGCTTTTCTGCACTCTGAAAACCAGGGCCCTGGCGAGCCGCGTGAATTTGCCGGGCGGAATAATGTGCTGCAATTGGTAAAAGCCTGCAAAGGTGAATATGTGGCAATGTGTGAAGGAGACGATTACTGGACCGACCCGCTTAAACTGCAGAAGCAGGTTGATTTCCTGGACAAAAACCCCGATTTCAGTGTCTGTCACCACAACATGCGGGTCGTATACGAAGACGGTTCGCCGGAACATTTATTCAATAAACCTGATCAGAAAGCAGTTTCCACCATCGAGGATATTCTGGAAGACAAATGGTTTTTTGCGACTGCAAGCTGGATGTACCGAAATTACTTCCTGGATCACGACTTTGCGGATTGGCATTCAAAAGCCGCTGCCGGCGATTGGGCAATTATGATCCAGCTGGCTGCCCGGGGCAAAATCGGTTATCTGCCAGATGTGATGGGCGTATATCGGAAACATAGCGCCGGCCTGAGCAATGTTCATTCTCAAACCAATTTGAAGTTTTTAAAAAACCGGAAGGAAATGTTTGAAAACGTCGACAAATGGTTGGAATACAGCTATCACAACACTGCACAGCTCACCATATCCCGTTATGAAGAAGCGCTTTCCAGGCTCGAAAAAATTGGCAGTTCGAATTAA
- a CDS encoding class I SAM-dependent methyltransferase, which produces MNHKEFLESLVCPLTGTSLALSEDQKTLTSQDGTVYEVGDTGIVNMLYPKELLPEDAREQYLYDQAFERYDRGVSWVFETLNHSDEAATRKLFIDLMELKPGMKALEVGAGTGKDSALILDRVRPGGTAVLSDLSPNMLKRAQEKLSTEDVNVHYFLGNGSYLPFADDTFDAVFHFGGINTFSERKKAFDELTRVVRPGGKVVVGDESVAPWLRNTPTYATLLKANPLFRAEVPLEDLPANIENFKLHYIFGNAFYVMEFRVTSAAPEIDIDLPIPGKDFVDNWRLRAEKAVD; this is translated from the coding sequence ATGAATCATAAGGAGTTTTTAGAATCGTTGGTTTGTCCGCTCACAGGAACCTCGCTCGCACTATCGGAAGATCAAAAAACACTGACCAGCCAAGATGGTACCGTGTATGAAGTAGGAGATACAGGAATTGTCAATATGCTGTATCCAAAGGAATTACTTCCCGAAGATGCCCGCGAGCAATACCTGTACGATCAAGCTTTCGAGCGTTACGACCGCGGTGTCTCCTGGGTATTTGAAACACTTAATCACTCCGATGAAGCTGCTACCCGCAAACTTTTTATCGATTTAATGGAACTGAAACCTGGCATGAAGGCACTGGAAGTAGGCGCCGGAACAGGTAAAGATTCAGCACTCATTCTGGACAGGGTTAGACCAGGCGGAACTGCTGTTTTGTCCGATCTTTCTCCCAATATGCTCAAAAGAGCGCAGGAAAAATTATCGACGGAAGATGTAAATGTCCACTACTTTCTTGGAAACGGCTCTTACCTGCCTTTTGCAGATGATACTTTCGACGCGGTTTTTCATTTCGGCGGAATCAATACTTTCTCAGAACGTAAAAAAGCCTTTGACGAACTAACCCGCGTAGTTCGTCCGGGTGGAAAAGTGGTTGTGGGTGATGAAAGTGTGGCACCCTGGCTTCGCAATACACCTACTTATGCGACGCTGCTTAAAGCAAATCCGCTTTTCCGGGCTGAGGTACCTTTGGAAGATTTGCCTGCCAATATTGAGAACTTCAAGCTGCATTACATATTCGGCAATGCTTTTTACGTGATGGAATTCAGAGTTACGTCCGCCGCACCTGAGATTGACATCGACCTGCCGATACCGGGCAAGGATTTCGTAGACAACTGGCGCCTGCGTGCTGAAAAAGCGGTTGACTAA